AGTGGCTCGCCCCGGTGCGTGCGCAGACCGCCCGATACGCGCGCGGTCGCGAGCCCGGCCGCGCGCGGCTCCGCGCCGAAGTTCAGCGCGACGATCGCGCGCGAGTCCCCGCAGCTTCGCTCCCAGGCGAGCACGCCGTCGGGCGCCGGGAGCGGTCGGAAGCTTCCCCGCTCGAGCGCCGGCGTCGCGCGCCGCAGCTCGATGAGATCGCGGTACAGCCAGAGCAGTGAGTCCCGGTCTTCGCGCAGCGCCGCCGCGTTTCGCTTCGCGACGTCGGCGCCGATCGGAAGCCAGGGCTCCCCGCGGGTGAAGCCAGCGCCGCGCTCGGCGCTCCAGTGCATCGGCGTCCGCTCCGGGTCCCGCGACAGACTCGGGTGGAGCGTGAGCGCGAGCGGATCGCGCATCTGCTCGCGCGGAACCTCGACGTTGCGCATGCCGATCTCCTCTCCGTAGTAGAGGAAGGGCGTTCCGCGCAGCGTGAGCAAGAGCATGGCCGCGACGCGCGCCCGCTCGTCGCCGAGCACGGGGTCGTCGTAGCGCGTGGCGTGACGGGGCACGTCGTGGTTGGAGAGCACCGCGTCGGGCCAGCCCTCGACCGGAACGAGCGCGTCGAAGGCCGAGATCTCGCGCGCGAAGTCCGCCGCGCTCCAGGGCGAGCGCAGGAACGAGAAGTTGAACGCGAGATGGAGCTCGTCGCCTCGCCCGTAGTAGCCCGCGACCTGCGACGGATCCATGATGTAGACCTCGCCGACGGCCATGCGCTCCTCGTACCCGTCGAGCACGGCGCGAATCCCGCGCAGGAACGCGTGCACGTCGGCGTGGTTCTCGTCGTGGTCGTGTTGCTGTCCGCCGTAGCCCGGTCCGGGGGTCGAACTCGGCGGGTTGTCGCGAAGCAGCGGATCCTTCGCGATGCGGTGGATCACGTCGATCCGGAATCCGTCCACGCCGCGGTCGAGCCAGAAGCGCAGCGTCCCGTGCATCGCCGCGACGACCTCGGGATTGCGCCAGTCGAGATCCGGCTGCTCGACCAGGAAGGAGTGCAGGTAGTACTGACCCGTCCCCGGATCGAGCTTCCAGGCCGGCCCGCCGAAGATGCTCACCCACTGATTCGGCGGCCCTCCGTCACTGGCCGGATCGCGCCAGACGTACCAGTCGCGCTTGGCGCTCGTCCGGCTCGAGCGTGACTCGATGAACCAGGCGTGCCGATCCGAGGTGTGATTCGGAACCCAATCGAGAATCACGCGGATGCCGCGCGAGTGAGCCGCCTCGAGCAGCCGATCGAAGTCGGAGAGCGTACCGAAGACCGGATCGATCGCGCAGTAGTCCGAGACGTCGTAGCCGAAGTCCGCCATCGGAGAGGGGAAGATCGGCGAGAGCCAGATCGCGTCGACGCCGAGCCAGGCCAGGTGGTCCAGGCGCGCGCGGATGCCGTCCAGATCTCCCACCCCGTCGCCGTTCGAGTCCATGAACGAGCGGGGGTAGATCTGGTACACCACGCCGTGTTTCCACCAGAGCCTCAAGCGGGGCGCCTCGAGCCGGTCCGCGGCTAGCGGCTGATCGCGTCGCGGATACGGCTGGCGAACGAGACCGCGGCGGAGCGGGCCTCGCCGATCAGTGTCTCGGCGCGGTGCTTCAGCTCGTCCCACGAGGTCTCCGCCGCCGCGGAGGCCTTCTTGAGCGAGGCCGCGATCTCGCGGCCCTTGGCATTGATCGCGTCGAGCTGCTCGCGGCCCTCCTTGCGCAGTGCGGCGATCTTGCGCCGCGCGTCGGCCTCGATCTCGCGTTCGGCGTTGCCCAGGCTCTTCTGGAGCTCCGCGATGGTCTTGCCGAGGGTCTTCAGGCCCTGCTGGATCTCGAAGTGCGCGGCCCGCTCCTCGGCCGACTTCGGCGCCGGGGGCTTCCTGGCGGCGCTCGTGGCCTTCTTGCGGGCGGTTCCCTTCCTGGCGGCCATGCGTGTCTCCTTGAGATCAGGTTCCCGAGTCACCGTATAACTCGGACGGCGCCCGTGACGCCACGTGTTTCTGCGTCCCGGCCAGGAAGACCGGCGGGCGCGGCCCGGCTCAGAGCTCGGCGATCCGGATCGAGCCGCCCGAGCTGCGCACGACCAGCCTCGGCCCGCCAATGCCGAGCGACCCGACGACGTGGCGCCTCGAGGGCTCACGGCGCCGGTCGAGCTCGAGCTCGAGCTCGATCTCGCCGCCGCTCGACTTCGCGTCGAT
The genomic region above belongs to Deltaproteobacteria bacterium and contains:
- a CDS encoding DUF3459 domain-containing protein; amino-acid sequence: MDSNGDGVGDLDGIRARLDHLAWLGVDAIWLSPIFPSPMADFGYDVSDYCAIDPVFGTLSDFDRLLEAAHSRGIRVILDWVPNHTSDRHAWFIESRSSRTSAKRDWYVWRDPASDGGPPNQWVSIFGGPAWKLDPGTGQYYLHSFLVEQPDLDWRNPEVVAAMHGTLRFWLDRGVDGFRIDVIHRIAKDPLLRDNPPSSTPGPGYGGQQHDHDENHADVHAFLRGIRAVLDGYEERMAVGEVYIMDPSQVAGYYGRGDELHLAFNFSFLRSPWSAADFAREISAFDALVPVEGWPDAVLSNHDVPRHATRYDDPVLGDERARVAAMLLLTLRGTPFLYYGEEIGMRNVEVPREQMRDPLALTLHPSLSRDPERTPMHWSAERGAGFTRGEPWLPIGADVAKRNAAALREDRDSLLWLYRDLIELRRATPALERGSFRPLPAPDGVLAWERSCGDSRAIVALNFGAEPRAAGLATARVSGGLRTHRGEPLPSDAAKLELAPSQGAVLIVES